From one Micromonospora siamensis genomic stretch:
- a CDS encoding non-ribosomal peptide synthetase, whose product MEAEYPVNKAASVPGPGASLADLFEQQVSAQPDAGALRFEDVRLTYAELDRRANQLAHLLVEEGVRPRDIVALALPRSVEAIVAQLAVAKAGATFLPVDPLYPAERITFMLRDARPVRVLTTAAVGVSLPGVTPVTVLDAPRTVDDLGRRPKTALAVRRGAQAPAYVIYTSGSTGVPKGVVVPHTGIPSLVETHRRRLAAGPGSRVLQFASPSFDASVWEVCMALLTGGTLVCAPADRLLPGPALADLIAEHDVTHVTLPPSALAVLPPDALPSVSVLVVAGEACAPDLVRRWAGGRTMVNAYGPTESTVCATMSRPLSPDGDAAPIGLPIVGTRVYVLDPELTPVEDGAIGELYIAGLGLADGYLNRREITDAVFLPDPFGSPGDRMYRSGDLVRRGPDGQLDFVGRADDQVKINGFRVEPGEVEAALTAHPGLAHAAVVVRETAPGKPRLVAYVVPAGEPVTAVRLRDDLRRRLPDYLVPAAFVVVDRLPLTPNGKLDRRALPDVPVRSEGDDRFLAAATPIEKLLVGIYGEVLGLPEVGAEDDFFQLGGDSLLTIQVLARIREDLGVDLSPRAMFDRPTAAAMAELVAAQEPSGQAASPGEDTDAVRPAERTGALPLSYAQQALWFMAEFAPESYEYNLGTGLRLTGELDEAALLRALAGLVERHEALRTTFEMAGDQPVQVVHPPRTPMVTLADLRSEPDPAAELDARATADLTRPFDLAVGPLVRPSLFRTADDEHVLLLTVHHIVLDRWSVGVLIRELIEFYEAELHGSEPALPPVTLQYADFAVWQREHLTDDALADSLSHWRRTLDGVNPLELPIDRPRPRVRTWAGGAERFHLPAQKVARLRELSHRHGSTLFMSLTAVVDVLLARLSGSSDVAFATVVAGRDRAETEHIVGSFVNTVVLRSRVDGSVPFEQLLAGVKETVLEAFVHQQVPFERVVDEVAPVRDPSRYPLAQVLVVLHRALVEEAHVGGELSVTGYDLPRRSSMFDLTVEFVERGDDLTVWLGYNTDLFEADTVRRLAGMLFRLLDAVLEDPTQTVSALPMLSAAEEHRVLTEFNDTDVEYPSDKCVHELFEEQVRLRPDAVAVIAGQDRITYAELDRRANRIAHALRGLGIGPDVPVGLCVRRGWRMVAGMLGILKAGGAYVPLDPAYPADRLTFMLADTAAPVLLTEEELTGLFGDETAPTVVLLDTGWDTLAEHPDTTPENLTTPDDLAYIMYTSGSTGVPKGVAAPHRATVRTFFSSGLMISGPDEVVPQCLSMSWDGLSAELWSVLLHGGTSVLYPNQPTDAEVLAGLVREHCVTTLCMPPSLLNAFVDAFPDELRSVRQVITGGDVASPFHIAKALRHAPHLRLVNCYGPVESTVAATWYEMPAGYDGTSPVPIGRPLGNTVVYVVDEGLNPVPVGVAGELLIGGDGLARGYWGRADLTAERFVRVSFAGGRRVYRTGDVGRWGADGCLEFLGRVDEQVKVRGFRVEPGEVEAVLLAHPSVGEAVVVAVGEGARRRLVGYVVGVGGGGVDVGVVREFVAARLPGFMVPSVVMVVDGLPLLPSGKVDRRGLPVPVEVDAGGVFVAPRSSVERVLAGVWAEVLGVPRVGVEDNFFELGGDSILSIQVVSRARAAGLWLSSRDLFVRQSVAALAAGLESGEIGRPGPVQQQVTGPAPLLPTQSLFLAHHPEEPDHFNQFVVVEVPTGLDTAALRAATDALLDRHDALRMRYLRIDGQWQQHTRASETHDVLTVHDLGDLAPEAAQEAAERLTARAHRSLSLEHGPLVRAELFRYPDRPAELLLVVHHLVVDGVSWRILLDDLSSAYQQAAAGESVFLGAKTTSLQEWGIRLAAHADAGALDDQRAYWAERAGPLSTRIPVDGTGSRRAGAARTVVRRLDQASTQALLTRTPALHRAQITEVLLAALGRVLVPWTGGNQLRIALEGHGREEIFDDVDLSGTVGWFTTIYPFDLLAVPGDSWATTVRRVKERLRAVPDHGLGYGVLHQLDGADPSVADRWEISFNYLGQWQAGGSGEFRLRAATIGLDQSPAHDRMHLLDIVAAVEAGELTVTWVHSPEIHRRETVAALADQFTAALRNLAADARLDEAGALAPADFPYAGLDQAAVDAVVGDGREVEDVYRLTPIQAGMLFHALMAPEAGTYVGRVSFVVQGVRDVDALARAWQVVTDRTPVLRSSVVWQGVPEPVQVVWRRVVLPVRRVDWSGLSVGEQEAEARRLSEEERLAGVDLGRAPLSRLVLAELGDDRVRVFLTSHHLMLDGWSTFQVLSDVFAVYGALVSGARGAAVVAGLPVRRPFVDYVAWLAARDRGTEQRFWREVLAGFEAANVLPVDRVPVGSYQARADASVPVVLPSVVSDAVVGFARRHRLTVNTVVQGAWALLLSRYCGVRDVCFGSTVSGRPPELAGAGDVVGIFINTLPVRVRVDGGEPVVGWLRGLQDAQVAAREFEGSALADIQSWSEVPAGSPMFDSIVVFENYPADSSAATAEGLVIDDIRADEIGSYPLNLIAYAGPELNQVIRYDPRLLDESTVTRLGGHFVALLDGLAAGADRTLADVEMLTAEERHRIIDEFNDTEAAYPAHLCVHEVFAEQARATPDAVAVACAGRELTYAELDRRANQLAHHLRELHVGHGVLVGLCAERGIDLIVGMLGILKAGGAYVPLDPDYPAARLDFMLTDIAAPVIVTLDRYADRLPTSGARIVRLDADSATVAARPVSPPDTDVTPDDLVYVMYTSGSTGTPRGAMVTHRGVVRLVKPGDYCPIGSDDVVAQSASISFDASTFEIWTGLLSGATLAVYPPGVVSMQRLRGFLAEHGITLLTLATGMFHEIVDSNVTALVGLRQIVVGGDVLSPGHCARLAEHDPAVRVINVYGPTECTSITTVHRVGEAPTADDRLPIGAPIANTRVYVLGENHEVLPIGAPGEIYISGDGVGRGYLNRPDLDATRFLPDPFRTGGVLYRSGDRARWRPDGQLEFLGRLDTQVKIRGHRVEPAEVEAVLLRHPDVVDAAVVARARSNGQRWLVGYLVPAEGRQPDLVEAREFLAALLPEHLVPGALHVMDQLPLTPNGKLDRRALPEPDGIVRTEPSVAPRTPTEEALVTIWADALGVSEIGVKDDFFESGGDSIISIRVVARVREAFGIDLSPRELFDRPTIDRLAEHVEDLVLAELERQLSPGGPSSNSVD is encoded by the coding sequence GTGGAAGCCGAGTACCCGGTGAACAAGGCAGCTTCCGTCCCGGGTCCGGGCGCTAGCCTCGCTGACCTGTTCGAGCAGCAGGTCAGCGCCCAGCCGGACGCCGGGGCCCTCCGGTTCGAGGACGTCCGGCTCACGTACGCGGAGCTCGACCGGCGCGCGAACCAGCTCGCGCACCTGCTGGTGGAGGAAGGCGTTCGGCCGCGTGACATCGTCGCACTGGCGTTGCCGCGCTCGGTCGAGGCGATCGTCGCGCAGTTGGCAGTGGCGAAGGCCGGTGCGACGTTCCTGCCGGTCGACCCGCTCTACCCCGCCGAGCGGATCACCTTCATGCTGCGCGACGCCAGACCTGTGCGGGTGCTCACCACGGCCGCCGTCGGGGTGTCCCTGCCGGGCGTCACCCCGGTGACCGTGCTCGACGCCCCCCGTACCGTCGACGACCTCGGCCGGCGGCCGAAGACCGCGCTGGCCGTGCGGCGTGGCGCGCAGGCACCGGCCTACGTCATCTACACCTCCGGCTCCACCGGGGTCCCCAAGGGGGTGGTCGTCCCGCACACCGGCATCCCCAGCCTGGTGGAGACGCATCGGCGACGACTGGCCGCCGGCCCGGGGAGCCGGGTTCTCCAGTTCGCCTCGCCCAGCTTCGACGCCTCCGTCTGGGAGGTGTGCATGGCGCTGCTGACCGGCGGGACGTTGGTGTGTGCCCCGGCCGACCGGCTGCTGCCCGGTCCGGCGCTGGCCGATCTGATCGCCGAGCACGACGTCACCCATGTGACGCTGCCGCCGTCCGCCCTGGCAGTGCTGCCACCGGACGCGCTGCCCTCGGTGTCGGTGCTGGTCGTGGCAGGGGAGGCCTGCGCGCCGGACCTGGTCAGGCGTTGGGCCGGCGGCCGCACGATGGTGAACGCGTACGGGCCGACCGAGTCCACCGTCTGCGCCACGATGAGCCGACCGCTGAGTCCGGACGGCGACGCGGCACCGATCGGCCTCCCGATCGTCGGGACCCGGGTGTACGTCCTGGATCCGGAGCTGACGCCGGTCGAGGACGGCGCCATCGGAGAGCTGTACATCGCGGGGCTCGGCCTCGCCGACGGATACCTCAACCGGCGTGAGATCACCGACGCGGTGTTCCTGCCGGACCCCTTCGGTTCGCCGGGCGACCGGATGTACCGCTCCGGCGACCTGGTGCGGCGAGGGCCCGACGGTCAGCTCGACTTCGTCGGTCGCGCCGATGACCAGGTGAAGATCAACGGATTCCGCGTCGAGCCCGGTGAGGTCGAGGCCGCGCTGACCGCGCATCCCGGCTTGGCGCACGCCGCCGTCGTGGTGAGGGAGACGGCACCCGGCAAGCCCCGCCTCGTCGCCTACGTGGTGCCGGCCGGCGAGCCGGTCACCGCCGTGCGGCTGCGCGACGACCTTCGGCGGCGGCTGCCGGACTACCTGGTCCCCGCCGCCTTCGTCGTGGTCGACCGGTTGCCGCTGACGCCGAACGGCAAGCTGGACCGTCGGGCGCTGCCCGACGTGCCGGTGCGGTCCGAGGGTGACGACCGGTTCCTCGCCGCCGCGACGCCGATCGAGAAGCTGCTCGTCGGCATCTACGGCGAGGTGCTCGGGTTGCCCGAGGTCGGCGCGGAGGACGACTTCTTCCAGCTGGGCGGCGACTCGCTGCTCACCATCCAGGTGCTGGCGCGGATCCGTGAGGACCTGGGAGTGGACCTCTCACCGCGGGCGATGTTCGACCGGCCGACGGCTGCCGCGATGGCCGAACTGGTCGCCGCGCAGGAACCGTCCGGCCAGGCCGCGTCGCCCGGCGAGGACACCGATGCCGTCCGTCCGGCCGAGCGGACCGGAGCCCTGCCCCTCTCGTACGCCCAGCAGGCGCTGTGGTTCATGGCCGAGTTCGCGCCGGAGAGCTACGAGTACAACCTCGGCACCGGCCTGCGTCTCACCGGTGAGCTGGACGAGGCAGCCCTACTGCGGGCGCTGGCCGGCCTGGTGGAGCGGCACGAGGCGTTGCGCACCACGTTCGAGATGGCCGGTGACCAGCCGGTGCAGGTCGTCCACCCGCCGCGGACACCGATGGTCACCCTGGCCGATCTGCGCTCCGAGCCCGACCCCGCCGCCGAGCTGGATGCCCGGGCCACGGCGGACCTGACCCGTCCGTTCGATCTGGCCGTCGGGCCACTGGTCCGGCCGAGCCTGTTCCGGACGGCCGACGACGAGCACGTCCTGCTGCTGACCGTGCACCACATCGTGCTCGACCGGTGGTCGGTCGGCGTGTTGATCCGCGAGCTGATTGAGTTCTACGAGGCCGAGCTGCACGGTTCCGAGCCCGCCCTGCCGCCGGTGACGCTTCAGTACGCCGACTTCGCGGTCTGGCAGCGGGAGCACCTCACCGACGACGCGCTCGCCGACTCCCTCAGCCACTGGCGCCGGACTTTGGACGGCGTGAACCCACTCGAACTGCCGATCGACCGGCCGCGGCCCCGGGTGCGTACGTGGGCCGGCGGCGCCGAGCGGTTCCACCTTCCGGCCCAGAAGGTGGCCCGCCTGCGAGAGCTCTCCCACCGGCACGGCAGCACGCTGTTCATGTCGCTGACGGCCGTGGTGGACGTGCTCCTGGCACGCCTGTCCGGGTCGTCGGACGTCGCGTTCGCCACGGTCGTCGCCGGGCGCGACCGGGCCGAGACAGAGCACATCGTCGGCTCCTTCGTGAACACCGTCGTGCTGCGCTCCCGGGTGGACGGGTCCGTTCCGTTCGAGCAGCTCCTGGCAGGCGTCAAGGAGACGGTGCTCGAGGCATTCGTCCATCAGCAGGTGCCCTTCGAGCGTGTCGTCGACGAGGTCGCCCCGGTGCGCGACCCCAGTCGGTACCCGCTGGCCCAGGTGCTCGTGGTGCTTCACCGGGCGCTGGTGGAGGAGGCGCATGTCGGGGGCGAGCTCTCGGTGACCGGCTACGACCTGCCTCGTCGCTCGTCGATGTTCGATCTCACCGTGGAGTTCGTGGAGCGCGGCGACGACCTGACGGTCTGGCTGGGCTACAACACCGACCTCTTCGAGGCGGATACCGTCCGCCGCCTCGCCGGCATGCTGTTCCGGCTGCTGGACGCCGTTCTCGAGGACCCCACGCAGACCGTCTCGGCGCTGCCGATGCTTTCCGCGGCGGAGGAGCACCGCGTCCTGACCGAGTTCAACGACACCGACGTCGAATACCCCTCCGACAAGTGCGTGCACGAATTGTTCGAGGAGCAGGTACGCCTCCGGCCGGACGCCGTGGCCGTGATCGCGGGCCAGGACCGGATCACCTATGCGGAGCTGGACCGGCGCGCCAACCGGATCGCCCACGCGCTGCGCGGCCTAGGCATCGGACCCGACGTGCCGGTCGGGCTCTGTGTGCGGCGGGGCTGGCGGATGGTCGCCGGGATGCTCGGCATCCTCAAGGCCGGAGGCGCCTACGTACCGCTGGACCCCGCCTACCCCGCCGACCGGTTGACCTTCATGCTCGCCGACACCGCGGCGCCCGTGCTGCTGACCGAGGAGGAGCTCACGGGTCTGTTCGGCGACGAGACGGCCCCCACCGTGGTCCTCCTGGACACCGGCTGGGACACCCTGGCGGAGCACCCGGACACCACTCCGGAGAACCTGACCACGCCGGACGACCTCGCCTACATCATGTACACCTCCGGCTCGACCGGCGTACCGAAGGGTGTGGCCGCGCCGCACCGGGCGACCGTGCGCACGTTCTTCTCCTCCGGGCTCATGATCTCCGGCCCGGACGAGGTCGTTCCCCAGTGCCTCTCGATGTCCTGGGACGGTCTGTCGGCGGAGCTCTGGTCGGTACTGCTGCACGGGGGCACATCCGTGCTGTACCCGAACCAGCCCACCGACGCCGAGGTGCTCGCCGGCCTGGTCCGCGAGCACTGCGTCACCACTCTGTGCATGCCCCCGAGCCTGCTCAACGCATTCGTCGACGCATTCCCCGACGAGCTGCGCAGCGTCCGCCAAGTGATCACCGGCGGCGACGTCGCATCTCCGTTCCATATCGCCAAGGCGCTACGGCACGCACCGCACCTGCGCCTCGTCAACTGTTACGGCCCGGTGGAGTCCACCGTCGCGGCCACCTGGTACGAGATGCCCGCCGGCTACGACGGCACGAGCCCGGTCCCTATTGGACGGCCGTTGGGTAACACGGTGGTTTATGTAGTGGATGAGGGTTTGAATCCGGTGCCGGTGGGTGTGGCCGGTGAGTTGCTGATTGGGGGTGACGGTCTGGCGAGGGGTTATTGGGGTCGTGCGGATCTGACGGCGGAGCGTTTTGTTCGGGTGTCGTTCGCGGGCGGGCGGCGGGTGTACCGGACGGGGGATGTGGGTCGGTGGGGTGCGGATGGGTGTCTGGAGTTTTTGGGGCGTGTCGATGAGCAGGTGAAGGTTCGTGGGTTCCGGGTGGAGCCGGGTGAGGTGGAGGCGGTGTTGTTGGCTCATCCGTCGGTGGGTGAGGCGGTGGTGGTGGCTGTGGGTGAGGGTGCGCGGCGGCGGTTGGTGGGTTATGTGGTGGGTGTCGGTGGTGGTGGGGTGGATGTGGGGGTGGTGCGGGAGTTCGTGGCGGCGCGGTTGCCGGGGTTCATGGTGCCGTCGGTGGTGATGGTGGTTGACGGGTTGCCGTTGTTGCCGTCGGGGAAGGTGGATCGGCGGGGTTTGCCGGTGCCGGTTGAGGTGGATGCGGGTGGGGTTTTTGTGGCTCCGCGTTCGTCGGTGGAGCGGGTGTTGGCGGGGGTGTGGGCTGAGGTTTTGGGTGTGCCTCGGGTGGGGGTGGAGGATAATTTCTTTGAGCTTGGTGGGGATTCGATCCTGAGTATTCAGGTGGTGTCGCGGGCGCGGGCTGCGGGTTTGTGGTTGTCGTCGCGGGATTTGTTTGTGCGGCAGAGTGTGGCGGCGTTGGCGGCGGGTCTGGAATCGGGGGAGATCGGCCGGCCGGGGCCGGTACAGCAGCAGGTGACCGGCCCCGCACCACTGCTTCCGACGCAGTCCCTCTTCCTCGCCCACCACCCCGAGGAACCTGATCACTTCAACCAGTTCGTCGTCGTGGAGGTTCCCACCGGACTCGACACCGCGGCGCTGCGCGCCGCGACGGACGCGCTGCTCGATCGCCACGACGCTCTCCGCATGCGGTACCTGCGCATCGACGGACAGTGGCAGCAGCACACCCGCGCGTCCGAGACCCACGACGTGCTCACCGTGCACGACCTCGGCGACCTGGCTCCGGAGGCGGCGCAGGAGGCGGCCGAGCGGCTGACCGCGCGTGCCCATCGCAGCCTGAGCCTGGAGCACGGCCCGCTGGTGCGGGCCGAACTGTTCCGCTACCCGGACCGTCCGGCCGAGTTGCTCCTCGTCGTGCATCACCTGGTCGTCGACGGCGTGTCCTGGCGGATTCTGCTCGACGACCTGTCGTCGGCGTACCAGCAGGCCGCAGCCGGTGAGTCGGTGTTCCTGGGTGCGAAGACCACGTCGCTGCAGGAGTGGGGGATCCGGCTGGCGGCGCACGCGGACGCCGGTGCCCTCGACGACCAGCGCGCGTACTGGGCTGAGCGGGCCGGCCCGCTCAGCACCCGCATCCCCGTCGACGGCACCGGCAGCCGGCGGGCCGGAGCTGCCCGTACGGTGGTGCGCCGCCTCGACCAGGCCAGTACGCAGGCCCTGCTCACGCGGACTCCAGCCCTGCACCGAGCCCAGATCACCGAGGTCCTGCTGGCCGCGCTTGGCCGGGTGCTGGTGCCCTGGACCGGCGGCAACCAGCTGCGCATCGCGCTGGAGGGGCACGGCCGCGAAGAGATCTTCGACGACGTCGACCTCAGCGGGACCGTGGGTTGGTTCACCACCATCTACCCCTTCGACCTGCTCGCGGTGCCCGGCGACAGTTGGGCCACGACCGTGCGGCGGGTCAAGGAACGGCTGCGCGCCGTTCCGGACCACGGCCTTGGCTACGGCGTGCTGCACCAGCTCGACGGTGCCGATCCGTCCGTCGCGGACCGGTGGGAGATCAGCTTCAACTATCTGGGTCAGTGGCAGGCGGGTGGTTCCGGCGAGTTCCGCCTGCGCGCTGCCACCATCGGCCTGGACCAGAGCCCGGCGCACGATCGAATGCATCTGCTCGACATCGTGGCCGCGGTCGAGGCCGGCGAGCTGACCGTCACCTGGGTGCACTCACCGGAGATCCACCGCCGGGAGACCGTCGCGGCGCTGGCCGACCAGTTCACCGCCGCGCTGCGGAATCTGGCCGCCGACGCCCGGCTGGACGAGGCCGGCGCGCTGGCCCCTGCCGACTTCCCGTATGCCGGGCTGGATCAGGCGGCGGTGGACGCGGTGGTGGGTGACGGTCGTGAGGTGGAGGACGTGTACCGGCTGACGCCGATCCAGGCGGGGATGCTCTTCCATGCCCTGATGGCCCCGGAGGCAGGCACCTACGTCGGCCGGGTGTCGTTCGTCGTGCAGGGTGTCCGGGACGTGGACGCGTTGGCGCGGGCGTGGCAGGTGGTGACGGATCGGACGCCGGTGTTGCGGAGTTCGGTGGTGTGGCAGGGGGTGCCGGAGCCGGTTCAGGTGGTGTGGCGGCGGGTGGTGTTGCCGGTGCGTCGGGTGGACTGGTCGGGGTTGTCGGTGGGGGAGCAGGAGGCCGAGGCGCGCCGGTTGTCGGAGGAGGAGCGGCTGGCGGGTGTGGATCTGGGGCGGGCGCCGTTGTCGCGGTTGGTGCTGGCGGAGTTGGGCGACGACCGCGTCCGCGTCTTCCTGACCTCGCATCATCTGATGTTGGACGGGTGGAGCACGTTCCAGGTGTTGTCGGATGTGTTCGCCGTGTACGGGGCGTTGGTGTCGGGGGCGCGGGGCGCGGCGGTGGTGGCGGGGTTGCCGGTGCGGCGTCCGTTCGTGGATTACGTGGCGTGGTTGGCGGCTCGTGATCGTGGTACGGAGCAGCGGTTCTGGCGGGAGGTGTTGGCGGGGTTCGAGGCGGCGAACGTGTTGCCGGTGGACCGGGTGCCGGTGGGGTCGTATCAGGCTCGGGCGGATGCGTCGGTGCCGGTGGTGTTGCCGTCGGTGGTGTCCGATGCGGTGGTGGGGTTCGCGCGGCGGCATCGGTTGACGGTGAACACGGTGGTGCAGGGCGCGTGGGCGTTGTTGTTGTCGCGGTACTGCGGTGTGCGGGATGTGTGTTTCGGTTCGACGGTGTCGGGTCGTCCGCCGGAGTTGGCGGGCGCGGGTGATGTGGTGGGCATTTTCATCAACACGTTGCCGGTGCGGGTGCGCGTCGACGGTGGTGAGCCGGTCGTCGGCTGGCTGCGGGGTTTGCAGGACGCTCAGGTGGCGGCGCGGGAGTTCGAGGGTTCGGCGTTGGCGGACATCCAGAGCTGGAGTGAGGTCCCGGCCGGCTCGCCGATGTTCGACAGCATCGTCGTCTTCGAGAACTACCCCGCCGACTCGTCGGCCGCGACGGCCGAGGGCCTGGTGATCGACGACATCCGCGCCGACGAGATCGGCAGCTACCCCCTGAACCTCATCGCGTACGCCGGGCCCGAACTGAACCAGGTCATCCGCTACGACCCCAGGCTCCTGGACGAGTCGACGGTCACGCGGTTGGGAGGCCACTTCGTGGCCCTGCTCGACGGGCTGGCCGCGGGGGCCGACCGCACGCTCGCCGACGTGGAGATGCTCACCGCGGAGGAACGCCACCGTATCATCGACGAGTTCAACGACACCGAGGCGGCGTATCCGGCACACCTGTGTGTGCACGAGGTCTTTGCCGAGCAGGCGCGCGCCACACCGGACGCCGTCGCGGTGGCGTGCGCCGGCAGGGAGCTCACCTATGCCGAGCTCGACCGGCGGGCCAACCAGCTCGCGCATCACCTGAGAGAACTGCACGTCGGTCATGGCGTCCTGGTCGGCCTCTGCGCCGAGCGCGGCATCGACCTGATCGTCGGCATGCTCGGCATCCTCAAGGCGGGCGGCGCCTACGTCCCCCTCGACCCGGACTACCCCGCGGCGCGGCTGGATTTCATGCTCACCGACATCGCCGCGCCGGTGATCGTCACCCTCGACCGGTACGCCGATCGGCTGCCCACGAGCGGGGCCCGGATCGTACGGCTCGACGCGGACAGCGCCACTGTCGCGGCGCGCCCGGTCTCCCCGCCCGACACCGACGTCACCCCGGACGACCTGGTGTACGTCATGTACACCTCCGGCTCGACCGGCACACCGCGGGGGGCGATGGTCACGCACCGGGGCGTCGTCCGGCTCGTCAAGCCGGGTGACTACTGCCCGATCGGGAGCGACGACGTGGTGGCCCAGTCCGCCTCCATCTCGTTCGACGCGTCCACGTTCGAGATCTGGACCGGACTGCTCTCCGGTGCCACGCTGGCCGTCTACCCGCCCGGTGTGGTCTCGATGCAGCGGCTGCGCGGTTTCCTGGCCGAGCACGGGATCACTCTGCTGACGCTAGCCACGGGCATGTTCCACGAGATCGTGGACAGCAACGTGACGGCGCTGGTCGGCCTGCGGCAGATCGTCGTCGGCGGCGACGTGCTCTCCCCGGGCCACTGCGCCCGCCTGGCGGAGCACGATCCGGCCGTCCGCGTGATCAACGTGTACGGGCCCACCGAGTGCACATCCATCACGACGGTGCACCGCGTCGGGGAGGCGCCCACTGCGGACGA